One window of Fusobacterium polymorphum genomic DNA carries:
- a CDS encoding galactokinase — protein sequence MLENFIKDFKEIFKYSGEVETFFSPGRVNLIGEHTDYNGGFVFPCALDFGTYAVVKKREDKIFRMYSKNFENLGIIEFNLDNLVYEKKDDWANYPKGVVKTFLDRNYKIDSGFDVLFFGNIPNGAGLSSSASIEVLTAVILKDLFKLDVDMVEMVKMCQVAENKFIGVNSGIMDQFAVGMGKKDNAILLDCNTLNFEYVPVKLKNMSIVIANTNKKRGLADSKYNERRSSCEEAVKVLNKNGVNIKYLGELTVAEFEKVKHYITDEEQLKRATHAVTENERAKVAVEFLKKDDIAEFGRLMDKSHISLRDDYEVTGLELDSLVEAAWEEKGTVGSRMTGAGFGGCTVSIVENDYVDSFIKNVGKKYKEKTGLEASFYIANIGDGAGKI from the coding sequence ATGTTAGAAAATTTTATAAAAGACTTCAAAGAAATTTTTAAATACAGTGGAGAAGTGGAAACATTTTTTTCACCAGGTAGAGTAAATTTAATTGGTGAACATACAGATTACAATGGAGGTTTTGTTTTTCCCTGTGCCTTAGATTTTGGAACTTATGCAGTTGTAAAGAAAAGAGAAGATAAAATTTTTAGAATGTACTCTAAGAATTTTGAAAATTTAGGAATTATTGAATTTAATTTAGATAATTTAGTTTATGAAAAAAAAGATGACTGGGCTAACTATCCAAAAGGTGTTGTTAAAACTTTCTTGGATAGAAACTATAAAATAGATAGTGGTTTTGATGTACTATTTTTTGGAAATATTCCTAATGGTGCAGGACTTTCTTCATCAGCTTCTATTGAAGTTTTAACAGCTGTTATACTTAAAGATTTATTTAAACTTGATGTTGATATGGTTGAAATGGTTAAAATGTGCCAAGTGGCAGAAAATAAATTTATTGGAGTAAATTCTGGAATTATGGATCAGTTTGCAGTTGGTATGGGTAAAAAGGACAATGCTATCTTACTTGATTGTAATACTTTAAACTTTGAATATGTTCCAGTAAAGTTAAAAAATATGTCAATAGTTATTGCTAATACTAATAAAAAAAGAGGTTTAGCAGATTCAAAATATAATGAAAGAAGAAGTTCTTGTGAAGAAGCAGTTAAAGTTTTAAATAAAAATGGAGTTAATATTAAATATTTAGGGGAGCTTACTGTTGCAGAATTTGAAAAAGTTAAACACTATATAACAGATGAAGAGCAATTAAAAAGAGCAACTCATGCAGTTACTGAAAATGAAAGAGCAAAAGTTGCTGTTGAGTTTTTGAAAAAAGATGATATTGCAGAATTTGGAAGATTGATGGATAAATCTCATATTTCTTTAAGAGATGATTATGAAGTTACAGGTTTAGAGCTTGATAGCCTTGTAGAAGCTGCTTGGGAAGAAAAGGGAACTGTTGGTTCTCGTATGACAGGTGCAGGTTTTGGAGGCTGTACTGTAAGTATAGTTGAAAATGACTATGTTGATAGCTTTATAAAAAATGTTGGAAAGAAATATAAAGAAAAAACAGGTTTGGAGGCTAGTTTCTATATAGCAAATATTGGAGATGGAGCAGGGAAAATATAA
- a CDS encoding UDP-glucose--hexose-1-phosphate uridylyltransferase codes for MEICSLINRLIQYALKNSLITENDVMFVRNELMALLHLKDWQDVKEDYQIPEYPQEILDKICDYAVEQKIIEDGVTDRDIFDTEIMGKFTAFPREVIETFKELSQQNIKLATDFFYNFSKKTNYIRTERIEKNLYWKSPTEYGDLEITINLSKPEKDPKEIERQKNMPQVNYPKCLLCYENVGFAGTLTHPARQNHRVIPLTLDNERWYFQYSPYVYYNEHAIIFCSEHREMKINRDTFSRTLDFVNQFQHYFIGSNADLPIVGGSILSHDHYQGGNHEFPMAKSEIEKEITFNEYPSIKAGIVKWPMTVLRLKSLDRKDLVDLADKTLKAWREYSDEEVGVFAYTNSTPHNTITPIARRRGEYFEIDLVLRNNRTDEANPLGIFHPHSEHHNIKKENIGLIEVMGLAVLPGRLKIEMRKIAEYLKDEDFEKKISNDKDTEKHLAWLKAFINKYSNIKNLSVDEILENILNVEIGLTFSRVLEDAGVFKRDEKGKNAFLKFVNHIGGRF; via the coding sequence ATGGAAATTTGTTCTTTAATTAATAGGCTTATACAATATGCTCTTAAAAATTCATTGATAACAGAAAATGATGTAATGTTTGTTAGGAATGAATTAATGGCATTATTACATTTAAAAGATTGGCAAGATGTAAAAGAAGATTATCAAATACCAGAATATCCACAAGAGATATTGGATAAAATCTGTGACTATGCAGTAGAACAGAAAATAATAGAAGATGGAGTTACAGATAGAGATATTTTTGATACAGAAATTATGGGAAAATTTACTGCTTTTCCAAGAGAAGTTATAGAAACTTTTAAAGAACTTTCTCAACAAAATATTAAATTAGCAACTGATTTTTTCTATAATTTTTCTAAAAAGACTAACTATATTAGAACTGAAAGAATAGAAAAAAATCTATATTGGAAAAGCCCCACAGAATATGGAGATTTAGAAATCACTATAAATTTATCTAAGCCAGAAAAAGACCCTAAGGAAATTGAAAGACAAAAAAACATGCCTCAAGTAAATTATCCTAAATGTCTTCTATGCTATGAAAATGTTGGTTTTGCTGGAACTTTAACTCACCCTGCAAGACAAAATCATAGAGTTATACCTTTAACTTTGGATAACGAAAGATGGTATTTTCAATATTCTCCTTATGTTTACTACAATGAACATGCAATAATATTTTGCTCAGAGCATAGAGAAATGAAAATAAATAGAGATACTTTTTCAAGAACTTTGGATTTTGTAAATCAATTTCAACATTACTTTATAGGTTCTAATGCCGATTTACCAATAGTTGGAGGTTCTATTTTAAGCCATGACCACTATCAAGGTGGAAATCATGAGTTCCCTATGGCTAAATCAGAAATTGAAAAAGAAATTACTTTTAATGAATATCCAAGTATAAAAGCAGGTATAGTAAAATGGCCTATGACTGTTTTAAGACTAAAATCTTTAGATAGAAAAGACTTGGTTGATTTAGCAGATAAAACTTTAAAGGCTTGGAGAGAATATTCAGATGAAGAAGTTGGAGTATTTGCATATACAAATTCAACTCCTCACAATACTATAACTCCTATTGCTAGAAGAAGAGGAGAATACTTTGAGATTGACTTAGTTCTAAGAAATAATAGAACTGATGAAGCTAATCCTTTAGGTATCTTCCACCCACATAGTGAACACCACAATATTAAGAAAGAAAATATTGGGCTAATAGAAGTTATGGGACTTGCAGTTTTACCTGGAAGATTAAAAATTGAAATGAGAAAGATTGCAGAGTATTTAAAAGATGAAGATTTTGAGAAGAAAATATCAAATGATAAAGATACTGAAAAACATTTAGCTTGGTTAAAAGCCTTTATAAATAAGTATTCTAATATTAAAAATCTATCAGTAGATGAAATTTTAGAAAATATTTTAAATGTTGAAATTGGTTTGACATTCTCAAGAGTTCTTGAAGATGCAGGAGTATTTAAAAGAGATGAAAAAGGAAAGAATGCTTTTCTTAAATTTGTAAATCATATTGGAGGTAGATTCTAA